Proteins from a genomic interval of Gemmatimonadales bacterium:
- a CDS encoding extracellular solute-binding protein, whose amino-acid sequence MTGRAWMIAAAIGVLACGRDTRTPVVVYSPHGRDQLKLLETAFERWRPDIDIKWLDMGSQEILDRLRFEKVNPQADVWFGGPTTIFDRGVSDSLLAPYRPVWAGSVGPEGVGPDSLYWPVYRTPVIIAFNDQAVRPPEAPQDWNDILDPRWRDLVLIRDPMASGTMRAIWGYIIERSLRETGDTTEGMAWLRALDRNTKTYALNPAILDQKLARQEGVVTLWDLPDILISRGKGMPFGYLFPRSGTVVIDDAIGLVAGSKHAEAAQAFIDYVGETEALLLAARQVYRLPARQDLPLDSLPDWVAEVDRTMKVVPMDWPLLAQQGAAWMSYWDQHVRGTGKDLTD is encoded by the coding sequence GTGACCGGTCGCGCGTGGATGATCGCGGCGGCCATCGGCGTCCTGGCGTGCGGCCGTGACACGCGCACGCCAGTCGTGGTCTACTCGCCGCACGGGCGGGACCAGCTGAAGCTCCTCGAAACCGCATTCGAGCGATGGCGGCCCGACATCGACATCAAGTGGCTCGACATGGGGAGCCAGGAAATCCTGGACCGGCTGCGGTTCGAGAAGGTCAATCCGCAGGCCGACGTCTGGTTCGGCGGTCCGACGACCATCTTCGACCGGGGGGTGAGCGACTCGCTCCTCGCGCCGTATCGCCCGGTGTGGGCCGGCTCCGTCGGGCCGGAGGGGGTCGGCCCCGACTCATTGTACTGGCCGGTGTATCGCACGCCGGTCATCATCGCGTTCAACGACCAGGCAGTGCGCCCGCCGGAGGCCCCGCAGGACTGGAACGACATCCTCGATCCGAGGTGGCGCGACCTGGTGCTGATCCGTGACCCGATGGCCAGCGGCACGATGCGCGCCATCTGGGGGTACATCATCGAGCGCAGCCTCCGGGAGACGGGGGACACGACCGAAGGGATGGCGTGGCTGCGCGCGCTCGACCGCAACACCAAGACCTACGCCCTGAACCCGGCCATCCTCGACCAGAAGCTGGCGCGGCAGGAGGGTGTCGTCACCCTCTGGGACCTTCCCGACATCCTGATCAGTCGGGGGAAAGGGATGCCGTTCGGGTATCTCTTCCCACGGAGTGGCACCGTCGTGATCGACGATGCCATCGGCCTCGTGGCGGGCTCGAAACACGCCGAGGCGGCGCAGGCGTTCATCGACTACGTGGGCGAAACCGAGGCGCTGTTGTTGGCGGCGCGGCAGGTGTACCGCCTCCCCGCGCGACAGGACCTGCCGCTGGATTCGCTTCCCGACTGGGTGGCCGAGGTGGATCGGACGATGAAGGTGGTACCGATGGACTGGCCGCTCCTGGCGCAGCAGGGGGCGGCCTGGATGAGCTACTGGGATCAGCATGTGCGGGGCACGGGGAAAGACCTGACGGACTGA
- a CDS encoding ABC transporter ATP-binding protein has translation MGFLELAGLTKAFEGRNAVDGLSLTLERGEVLALLGPSGSGKTTTLRLLAGFEAPDAGRVVLEGRDVTGLTPVARRFGMVFQHYALFPHLDVGANVAFGLESRGVRGAELARRVEEALALVDMAGFERRPVANLSGGQQQRVALARALAPEPSVLLLDEPLSNLDPALRERTRRELRTLVHRLGITAVVVTHEQEDAFDLGDRIALLRNGHLEQIGTADELYALPATSFVAAFIGRASEVPATVVSEREARVEDRTWPARWAGTGNATPGAAARLLARPEGMRITTPDAGRVTGVVTNRRFTGAVAYFLVETSTGLTLEVAGAPAAAREGETVGVEPTGTGLHLYPAAG, from the coding sequence GTGGGATTTCTGGAACTGGCTGGGCTCACGAAGGCCTTTGAGGGGCGCAACGCGGTGGATGGGCTCTCGCTCACGCTGGAGCGTGGCGAGGTGCTGGCGCTGTTGGGGCCGAGTGGGAGCGGGAAGACGACGACGCTGCGCCTGCTGGCCGGGTTCGAGGCGCCTGACGCCGGCCGAGTGGTGCTCGAGGGGCGTGACGTCACGGGGCTGACGCCGGTCGCGCGGCGGTTCGGGATGGTGTTCCAGCACTACGCGCTCTTCCCGCACCTCGATGTCGGCGCCAACGTGGCGTTTGGCCTGGAGAGTCGCGGGGTACGCGGCGCCGAACTCGCCCGCCGAGTCGAGGAGGCGCTGGCGCTGGTGGACATGGCCGGGTTCGAGCGGCGACCGGTGGCCAATCTCTCGGGCGGACAGCAGCAGCGGGTGGCGCTGGCGCGCGCCCTCGCTCCCGAGCCCAGCGTGCTGCTGCTCGACGAGCCGCTCTCGAACCTCGATCCTGCGCTTCGTGAGCGCACCAGGCGTGAACTCCGCACCCTGGTGCACCGGCTCGGCATCACCGCGGTCGTGGTCACGCACGAACAGGAGGACGCGTTCGATCTTGGCGACCGGATCGCGCTGCTCCGCAACGGCCACCTCGAGCAGATCGGCACCGCCGACGAACTGTATGCGCTGCCTGCCACGTCGTTTGTCGCGGCGTTCATCGGCCGGGCGAGCGAGGTGCCCGCGACGGTGGTTTCCGAGCGGGAGGCTCGGGTGGAGGACCGCACCTGGCCGGCCCGCTGGGCCGGGACCGGGAATGCCACGCCCGGCGCCGCGGCCCGGTTGCTGGCCCGCCCGGAGGGGATGCGGATTACCACGCCGGACGCCGGCCGGGTGACCGGTGTCGTCACGAACCGGCGCTTCACCGGCGCCGTCGCCTACTTCCTGGTCGAGACTTCCACGGGCCTGACGCTGGAAGTCGCGGGGGCGCCCGCCGCCGCCCGTGAGGGGGAGACCGTCGGCGTCGAGCCGACGGGGACCGGCCTCCACCTCTATCCGGCGGCGGGATGA
- a CDS encoding iron ABC transporter permease, producing MTSTRRAGWLGWLLVAVLVWLVAYPLALVLIEGVRNSTGWTLDEIRRFAGRSTEWQALWASLWLSLASVVLAGAIGVPLAFLFERVDFPGRKLLGMLVALPAVLPPLVGVVAFLFLYGETGFIGRFVQYVFALENPPWRLSGPGAILLVHAYSMYVYFYLFCRAGLSRLDGAMLEAASALGAGRGRTLFRVILPHLRPAIAGAAILTLMTSLASFSAPYIFGGGYRVMTTQIVFTRLNGDDRLAMVETAALMLLALGALALFRRADPGGSLAGVGKGTAPSLARAGSARARAGIAVAAWALAVLLLLPHLTLLLVSFVPVGTWTTEPWPPAFSPGNYAALFSEPERFRPLFNSLWMATAATLAAVGIALLSGSLVVRRKVSAGRLIEGLLGMPWAVPGTVFAIALAALFSIHSPLTLRAVLVGTVWILPLAYLIRNLPIAGRAVLAGFRQLDSSLEEAAASLGAGRMRTLRRVVLPGLAPALAAGATLAFVTSLGDFVTSIMLYTYDTRPISLEILGSLRQGDLGVAAAYGVLLMIASAVVFALGARGEARS from the coding sequence ATGACCTCCACGCGTCGCGCAGGGTGGCTTGGCTGGCTGCTGGTGGCCGTGCTGGTCTGGCTGGTGGCCTATCCGCTCGCCCTGGTGCTCATCGAGGGTGTGCGCAACTCCACCGGGTGGACTCTCGACGAAATCCGGCGGTTTGCCGGGCGATCGACCGAGTGGCAGGCGCTCTGGGCCAGCCTCTGGCTCTCCCTGGCCAGCGTCGTGCTGGCGGGCGCCATCGGGGTGCCCCTCGCGTTTCTCTTTGAACGGGTGGACTTCCCCGGCCGCAAGCTGCTTGGGATGCTCGTCGCGCTGCCGGCCGTGCTTCCGCCGCTCGTCGGCGTCGTGGCGTTCCTGTTTCTCTACGGAGAAACAGGATTCATCGGGCGCTTCGTCCAGTACGTCTTTGCGCTTGAGAACCCGCCCTGGCGGCTCTCCGGGCCGGGCGCCATCCTGCTGGTGCACGCCTACTCGATGTATGTGTATTTCTATCTCTTTTGCCGCGCCGGGCTGTCGCGACTGGACGGCGCCATGCTGGAAGCGGCGTCTGCGCTGGGTGCGGGCCGCGGGCGGACGCTTTTCCGCGTGATCCTTCCCCACCTCCGGCCGGCGATCGCCGGCGCGGCGATCCTGACATTAATGACGTCGCTCGCTTCGTTCAGCGCCCCCTACATCTTCGGGGGCGGCTACCGGGTCATGACGACGCAGATTGTCTTCACCAGGCTGAACGGCGACGATCGCCTGGCGATGGTCGAGACTGCGGCGCTCATGCTGCTGGCCCTCGGCGCCCTGGCGCTCTTCCGGCGCGCCGACCCGGGAGGTTCGCTCGCCGGGGTGGGGAAGGGCACTGCCCCTTCGCTGGCCCGGGCCGGCAGCGCCCGTGCCCGCGCCGGCATCGCCGTGGCGGCGTGGGCGCTCGCCGTCCTCCTCCTGCTGCCACACCTGACGCTGTTGCTGGTGTCCTTTGTCCCCGTCGGCACCTGGACGACCGAGCCGTGGCCTCCGGCGTTCTCTCCCGGCAACTATGCGGCACTCTTCTCCGAACCGGAGCGGTTTCGCCCGCTCTTCAACAGTCTCTGGATGGCCACCGCGGCGACGTTGGCTGCCGTTGGGATTGCGCTCCTCTCGGGCTCCCTGGTGGTCCGCCGGAAGGTGTCCGCTGGTCGGCTCATCGAGGGGTTGCTCGGCATGCCCTGGGCGGTGCCGGGGACGGTCTTCGCGATCGCGCTGGCGGCGCTCTTCAGCATCCATTCGCCCCTGACGCTGCGCGCCGTGCTGGTGGGCACCGTCTGGATTCTGCCGCTCGCCTACCTGATCAGGAACCTGCCCATCGCCGGTCGAGCGGTGCTGGCAGGATTCCGGCAGTTGGACTCGTCGCTCGAGGAAGCGGCCGCCTCGCTTGGCGCCGGACGGATGCGTACCCTCCGCCGGGTCGTCCTGCCGGGCCTGGCTCCCGCGCTGGCGGCGGGCGCCACCCTAGCCTTTGTGACCTCGCTCGGCGACTTTGTGACCTCCATCATGCTTTACACCTACGACACCCGGCCGATTTCCCTCGAAATTCTCGGAAGCCTCCGACAGGGGGACCTGGGCGTCGCCGCGGCGTACGGTGTGCTGCTGATGATCGCGAGCGCCGTGGTGTTCGCGCTTGGGGCGCGAGGGGAGGCCAGGTCATGA
- a CDS encoding MFS transporter, with amino-acid sequence MSAVPSPPLDRSDLRKLLVLIAASAVDMIGFAIVLPLLPFYAENLNASYATIGWIIASFSIAQLISAPLWGRVSDRYGRRPALLIGLSASAIAYVAFGLANTVAWLFLSRIIQGAGGGTTGVAQAYVADSIPASGRARALGWLSAATSLGVMIGPVVGSLAAHWGRAAPDSWPRGSVSRT; translated from the coding sequence ATGAGCGCGGTCCCCTCCCCACCGCTCGACCGGTCGGACCTGCGGAAGCTCCTCGTCCTGATCGCCGCGAGCGCGGTGGACATGATCGGCTTCGCGATCGTCCTGCCGCTGCTGCCGTTCTACGCGGAGAATCTCAATGCCAGCTACGCGACGATCGGCTGGATCATCGCGTCGTTCTCGATTGCCCAGCTGATTTCCGCGCCGCTCTGGGGCCGGGTCTCGGACCGCTACGGCCGGCGACCCGCGCTCCTCATCGGCCTGTCCGCCTCCGCCATTGCCTACGTGGCGTTTGGGCTCGCGAACACCGTGGCCTGGCTCTTTCTCTCCCGGATCATCCAGGGGGCGGGAGGCGGCACGACGGGCGTGGCACAGGCCTACGTGGCCGACTCGATTCCGGCGTCGGGGCGCGCCCGTGCGCTCGGCTGGCTGTCCGCCGCCACGTCGCTCGGGGTGATGATCGGTCCGGTCGTGGGCTCGCTGGCCGCGCACTGGGGTCGGGCTGCCCCGGATTCGTGGCCGCGGGGCTCTGTGTCGCGAACGTGA
- a CDS encoding MFS transporter, with amino-acid sequence MIFAWKYLPESRRPGAHAPARKPVWHAAWQVFRQPGTTVARLVWIYAVGMLGFTCLTSVLPLFLGAEFGVTEKTIGYFFLYVGALSLIMRSIFLGPIVDRIGEAWAMRLGAASLIIGLLLYPAVSSLIGLALIMPFVPIGTALLFPSTTALMSRAAEKSELGTVMGSAQTFAGIARVVAPILATRAFQDYGHNWPFYMAAVTVALVSILAFRLGPVAEPTPAGA; translated from the coding sequence GTGATCTTTGCCTGGAAGTATCTGCCGGAGAGTCGTCGGCCCGGCGCCCACGCCCCGGCCCGGAAGCCGGTGTGGCACGCGGCGTGGCAGGTGTTCCGTCAGCCGGGCACCACGGTCGCCCGCCTGGTCTGGATCTACGCCGTCGGAATGCTCGGGTTCACTTGCCTGACCTCTGTCCTCCCGCTCTTCCTGGGGGCGGAGTTCGGCGTCACCGAGAAGACGATCGGGTACTTCTTCCTGTACGTCGGTGCGCTGTCCCTGATCATGCGTTCGATCTTCCTCGGCCCGATTGTCGACCGGATCGGGGAGGCGTGGGCCATGCGGCTGGGGGCCGCCTCGCTGATCATCGGGCTGTTGCTCTACCCGGCGGTCTCGAGCCTGATCGGGCTGGCCCTGATCATGCCCTTTGTGCCCATCGGAACCGCGCTATTATTTCCGTCAACCACGGCCCTCATGTCCCGGGCCGCCGAGAAATCTGAGCTTGGGACGGTCATGGGATCCGCACAGACCTTTGCCGGGATCGCGCGCGTGGTGGCGCCCATTCTGGCGACGCGAGCGTTCCAGGATTATGGTCACAACTGGCCCTTCTACATGGCAGCGGTCACGGTGGCCCTTGTCAGCATTTTGGCCTTCCGGCTTGGTCCGGTGGCCGAGCCCACTCCAGCAGGCGCCTGA
- a CDS encoding M3 family oligoendopeptidase: MSETSVTLPVLPDSPAAFADASWAAILPWYEALATVPLDDDSVGPWLAAWSRLEELVTEAAAEAMIAYTGDTRDAAKEAAHLRFSAEIFPQLEEQGVRLARRLLDTGFNRPDLEVVLKRFRAQIDIFREDNLPLFSELEELSAKYQRLTGGITVEWEGETRTLPQIGPFLKSPDRAIRERAFRTMGAPYIALRTELADLFTEMYERRQRVARNSGFSDFEAYSYAAKCRFDYTPDDVTRFHDAVEAEVVPAVARILARRKEALGLDVLRPWDLDVDPAGRPPLRPFKDSAELVEKASRVFHAVAPELGAEFDLMRGERLLDLESRAGKAPGGYCETLHFRGRPFIHMNAVGLLDDVNTLLHEAGHSFHAFASHRQPLLWQRYVGSESAELASMSMELLAAPYLAEPGGMASPDQLRLARIEHLEEVLMTLAHVAAVDAFQRWIYTSGQGDNAAARDDAWQRLRERFQTGVDWSGLEDERLARWYRQLHIFLYPFYYIEYGLAQLGALQIWRRSRTDQAGAVRDYREALALGCTVGLPQMYARAGARFGADRQLIRELVTLVEEELAVLRES, encoded by the coding sequence ATGTCAGAGACTTCCGTTACCCTGCCCGTGCTCCCCGATTCGCCGGCGGCCTTCGCCGACGCCAGTTGGGCTGCCATCCTGCCCTGGTACGAGGCGCTGGCCACCGTCCCACTCGACGATGATTCCGTCGGCCCCTGGCTGGCGGCGTGGTCGCGACTGGAGGAGCTGGTCACCGAGGCGGCGGCCGAGGCGATGATCGCCTATACCGGCGACACCCGCGACGCCGCGAAGGAGGCCGCGCATCTTCGGTTTTCGGCGGAGATATTCCCGCAACTGGAAGAGCAGGGTGTCCGGCTGGCGCGACGGCTCCTCGACACCGGCTTCAACCGCCCCGACCTCGAGGTGGTCCTGAAGCGGTTCCGCGCCCAGATCGACATCTTTCGCGAGGACAACCTTCCACTCTTCAGCGAGCTGGAGGAGTTGTCCGCCAAGTACCAGCGCCTGACGGGCGGCATCACCGTGGAGTGGGAGGGCGAGACGCGGACACTGCCGCAGATCGGCCCGTTCCTGAAGAGCCCGGACCGGGCCATCCGGGAGCGTGCGTTCCGCACCATGGGCGCACCGTACATCGCGCTGCGCACGGAGCTGGCGGACCTCTTCACCGAGATGTACGAGCGCCGGCAACGGGTGGCCCGCAACTCGGGCTTTTCCGACTTCGAGGCCTACAGCTATGCCGCGAAGTGTCGCTTCGACTATACCCCGGACGACGTCACCCGCTTTCACGACGCCGTCGAGGCGGAGGTCGTGCCCGCAGTGGCGCGCATCCTCGCACGCCGGAAGGAGGCGCTCGGCCTCGATGTGCTCCGGCCCTGGGACCTGGATGTGGACCCGGCCGGGCGGCCGCCGCTCAGGCCGTTCAAGGACTCGGCCGAACTCGTCGAGAAGGCGTCGCGGGTCTTCCATGCCGTGGCCCCCGAACTCGGCGCCGAATTCGACCTCATGCGTGGCGAGCGGCTGCTGGATCTCGAGAGCCGCGCCGGCAAGGCCCCCGGCGGCTACTGCGAGACGCTGCACTTCCGGGGACGCCCCTTCATCCACATGAACGCGGTCGGCCTGCTCGACGACGTGAACACCCTCCTCCACGAGGCGGGTCACTCCTTCCATGCGTTCGCCTCGCATCGCCAGCCGCTGCTCTGGCAGCGCTATGTCGGGTCCGAATCCGCGGAATTGGCATCGATGTCGATGGAGCTGCTCGCCGCGCCCTACCTCGCGGAACCGGGAGGGATGGCCTCGCCCGACCAGCTGCGGCTGGCCCGCATCGAGCATCTGGAAGAGGTGCTGATGACCCTGGCGCACGTGGCGGCGGTGGATGCGTTTCAGCGCTGGATCTACACCAGCGGCCAGGGTGACAATGCCGCGGCGCGCGACGACGCGTGGCAGCGGCTCCGGGAGCGGTTCCAGACCGGCGTCGATTGGTCGGGGCTGGAGGATGAGCGCCTGGCGCGTTGGTATCGCCAACTGCACATCTTCCTCTACCCCTTCTACTACATCGAGTACGGGCTCGCCCAGCTCGGGGCGCTGCAGATCTGGCGCCGCAGCCGGACCGATCAGGCGGGGGCGGTCCGCGACTACCGGGAGGCGCTGGCGCTTGGCTGCACCGTCGGATTGCCGCAGATGTATGCCAGGGCGGGGGCCCGATTTGGGGCGGATCGGCAGCTGATCCGCGAACTGGTGACCCTGGTGGAGGAAGAACTGGCGGTCCTCCGGGAGTCGTGA
- the infA gene encoding translation initiation factor IF-1: MAKEEGIEMEGVVTEVLPDRNYRVLLENGHSILAYAAGKMSKFKIRVLEGDRVSVVLSPYDLTRGRVTYRHK; this comes from the coding sequence ATGGCGAAAGAAGAAGGCATCGAGATGGAAGGGGTGGTGACGGAAGTCCTCCCCGATCGTAACTACCGGGTGTTGCTGGAGAACGGCCACTCGATCCTGGCGTACGCCGCCGGCAAGATGAGCAAGTTCAAGATCCGGGTGCTCGAGGGAGACCGGGTCAGCGTGGTCCTCTCGCCCTACGACCTGACCCGGGGCCGGGTGACCTACCGCCACAAGTAG
- a CDS encoding cold shock domain-containing protein, with product MARTTGTVKWFNDAKGFGFITPESGEKDCFVHHTAISAEGFRSLAEGDKVEFDIVQGAKGPAAENVVKV from the coding sequence ATGGCACGTACAACCGGCACCGTGAAGTGGTTCAACGACGCGAAGGGCTTCGGCTTCATCACCCCCGAGAGCGGCGAGAAGGACTGCTTCGTCCACCACACGGCAATTTCGGCCGAGGGCTTCCGCAGCCTGGCCGAAGGCGACAAGGTCGAGTTCGATATCGTGCAGGGTGCAAAGGGCCCCGCCGCCGAGAACGTCGTCAAGGTCTAG
- a CDS encoding serine/threonine-protein kinase gives MPSASIDGGHSTDSQALDLMALTDPGLYTERTRAALGHRYRLDHMVAASRERVLFQAYDLTLKRRVSLRVNMYPDSIVRAWFLSEAEALAQLDHPAIRHAYDAGIIGDLAYRTGSWIDGESALDALQRGPRPIPTVHALARDILAALDHAHSRGIIVRRIVPASLLLGPTGRGTVTDLRYCSYTLSTIPAGHQPTGLEFMAPELREGGRGDPASDVFTAGAIIYYAITGREPPLDPRAVERPSLLRPTSPKAFDRILLRALRAAPDDRYLTPAEMLEDFASDAGTYESPAVSPGEIAPLQDTEHWEKRLRRALGDDYELFEALGAGGFGRVYRVRDLHLEREVALKVLHPYLTAEAPVVERFRREAQLAARLHHPNIVDIYDIGGRAGLLWYTMEYVRGPNLAQLVDREGPLPLDLVLQMLHQALLALAHAHGAGLVHRDIKPENLLLAPDGTLRITDFGLALALRGEGKFGGATSQSGTPQFASPEQLLGERVDQRSDFYSLAAVAYFVLMGETPFPGGTPEQVLARQTADRFPDLRARRPDVPEALEQVLQRAMRNEVEARYPSAAEFLQALQRAMGRKVRERSGEWARAAARWWRGGGSGGSS, from the coding sequence ATGCCGTCCGCGTCGATCGACGGCGGGCATTCCACTGACTCCCAGGCACTCGACCTCATGGCGCTGACCGACCCCGGTCTGTACACCGAACGCACCCGGGCGGCGCTGGGGCACCGCTACCGTCTCGATCACATGGTGGCCGCCTCCCGCGAGCGGGTGCTCTTCCAGGCGTATGACCTCACGCTCAAGCGGCGGGTGAGCCTGCGGGTCAACATGTATCCGGACAGCATCGTCCGCGCCTGGTTCCTGAGCGAGGCAGAGGCGCTCGCACAGCTGGACCACCCCGCCATCCGGCATGCCTACGACGCGGGGATCATCGGCGATCTTGCCTACCGCACCGGCAGCTGGATCGACGGAGAGAGCGCCCTCGACGCGCTGCAGCGCGGACCACGGCCGATTCCCACCGTGCACGCGCTGGCCAGGGACATCCTCGCGGCACTCGACCACGCGCACAGCCGTGGCATCATCGTCCGGCGCATCGTCCCGGCGTCGCTCCTCCTCGGCCCCACCGGCCGGGGCACCGTGACCGACCTCCGATACTGCAGCTATACCCTGTCGACGATCCCGGCGGGGCACCAGCCCACCGGGCTCGAGTTCATGGCGCCGGAACTGCGGGAGGGCGGGCGCGGCGATCCCGCCAGCGACGTCTTCACGGCCGGGGCGATCATCTACTACGCCATCACCGGCCGGGAGCCACCGCTCGACCCGCGGGCGGTGGAGCGCCCCTCCCTGCTGCGCCCGACGTCTCCGAAGGCGTTCGACCGCATCCTGCTGCGGGCGCTGCGCGCCGCGCCCGACGATCGCTACCTCACGCCCGCCGAAATGCTCGAGGACTTCGCCTCGGACGCCGGGACCTACGAGAGTCCTGCCGTCTCGCCCGGCGAGATCGCGCCGCTCCAGGACACCGAACACTGGGAAAAGCGCCTCCGTCGGGCACTCGGCGACGACTACGAGCTGTTCGAGGCACTGGGGGCGGGCGGGTTTGGCCGGGTCTATCGGGTGCGCGACCTCCACCTGGAGCGCGAGGTCGCGCTGAAGGTGCTCCACCCGTACCTGACCGCCGAGGCGCCGGTCGTCGAACGGTTCCGGCGCGAAGCGCAGCTCGCGGCGCGCCTTCATCACCCGAACATCGTGGACATCTACGACATCGGCGGCCGCGCGGGGCTGCTCTGGTACACCATGGAATACGTGCGAGGCCCGAACCTGGCGCAGTTGGTGGACCGGGAGGGCCCCTTGCCCCTCGACCTGGTCCTCCAGATGCTGCACCAGGCGCTGCTCGCCCTCGCGCACGCCCACGGCGCAGGGCTGGTGCACCGCGACATCAAGCCGGAGAACCTCCTCCTGGCCCCGGACGGGACGCTGCGCATCACCGACTTCGGCCTGGCCCTCGCCCTGCGCGGCGAGGGGAAGTTCGGCGGCGCCACCAGCCAGAGCGGCACGCCACAGTTCGCCAGCCCCGAACAGCTCCTGGGTGAGCGCGTGGACCAGCGGAGCGATTTCTACAGCCTGGCGGCCGTGGCCTATTTCGTCCTGATGGGAGAAACCCCGTTTCCCGGCGGGACGCCGGAGCAGGTCCTCGCGCGCCAGACCGCCGACCGGTTCCCCGACCTGCGCGCCAGGCGGCCGGACGTGCCGGAGGCGCTCGAACAGGTCCTCCAGCGCGCGATGCGCAACGAGGTCGAGGCGCGGTACCCCTCGGCTGCCGAGTTCCTGCAGGCCCTGCAGCGGGCCATGGGGCGCAAGGTCCGGGAGCGCAGCGGCGAATGGGCGAGGGCGGCGGCGCGCTGGTGGCGGGGCGGCGGCTCGGGCGGCTCCTCTTGA
- a CDS encoding CGNR zinc finger domain-containing protein, producing MSRREATLSDPEFILLGDAVWIDFINTARGREADPPDGLGDASAYHRWTKAEKLGSDAEDLPFEQVLAFRARLLTVAAALSVDRQPPAAAIHEINQVLSRTAGRQQLTRVGGAWHLGFAPLRTATALEAIAGSAAHTLSDPAVRVHRCRAEPCSLYFVDRSPDHGRTWCSAEPGVHAVRVDRRRAFH from the coding sequence CTGAGCCGACGGGAGGCAACCCTGTCCGATCCCGAATTCATCCTGCTTGGTGACGCGGTCTGGATCGACTTCATCAACACCGCGCGTGGCCGGGAGGCTGACCCACCCGACGGGCTCGGCGACGCCTCCGCATACCATCGCTGGACCAAGGCGGAAAAGCTCGGCTCCGACGCCGAGGACCTCCCGTTCGAGCAGGTCCTCGCCTTCCGCGCCCGCCTCCTGACGGTCGCCGCCGCGCTCTCGGTGGACCGCCAGCCCCCGGCCGCCGCCATCCATGAAATCAACCAGGTCCTCTCCCGGACGGCGGGGCGTCAGCAGCTGACACGCGTGGGTGGAGCCTGGCACCTGGGCTTCGCACCGCTTCGTACCGCCACCGCCCTCGAAGCCATTGCAGGAAGCGCCGCCCACACGCTTTCCGATCCGGCGGTCCGCGTGCACCGCTGCCGCGCGGAGCCATGCTCGCTCTATTTTGTCGACCGGTCGCCGGACCATGGCCGCACCTGGTGCAGCGCAGAACCCGGGGTGCATGCCGTCCGCGTCGATCGACGGCGGGCATTCCACTGA